CGCCGTCCTCGGTGCCGCCGTACTGTCCGTCCTCGTTTTTCACGTCGTCGCTGCCGTAGGCCGGATCGTCGTCCTCTCCCATGGTCGAACCCAGCGCGCCCGCGGCCGAAAGGGGTGGGCCGGCACGTGCAGTCACTTTTCACGCGCCCGTCGGCGCGGGAGGTCCTCGATCGCCGGCCCGTCGAGCACCCGCCCCCTGGGGGTGAAGCGCGAGCCGTGACACGGGCAGTCCCAACTGCCCTCGCCGTCGTTCCAGCGCACCACGCACTTCATGTGCGGACAGACCGCGGAGACGGCGTTCAACTCCCCCGACTCGGATCTGGAGACGGCGACCGGCCCGTCGTCGGTCCGCACGACCGTCCCGTCGCCGGCGCGGAGCGTCGCCTCCTCGTCGGCGAGAAGCGAGCGCGCCCAGTCGGCGGTGAACCGTGCGCCGACCTCGGCGTTGTGCGTCAGGAACGACGTCGCCGACTCTCCGGTGACCCGCGCGGGCGAGAACACCTCGGCCTGCGGGTGCTCGCCGTCGCGTATCAGCCCCGCGAGGATCCGCCCGGCCGCGACGCCGCCGGTCATCCCCCACCCGCCGAAGCCGGTGGCGACGTACGCGTTCTTCCCGACGGGCCCGAGTCGGCCGACGTATGGGATCGCGTCGAACGGTTTGTAGTCCTGCGTCGACCAGCGATACGCCACTTCTTCGACGTCGAACTGCTCGCGGGCGAACCCCTCCAGACGCTCGTAGCGCTCTCTCGTCGAGCCGCCCCGTCCCGTCTCGTGGTTCTCCCCGCCCACGAGGACGAGCGGTTCGCCGTCCAATCGGTGAACGCGGATCGACCGGTAGGGATCGCCCGCCTTGTAGTACATCCCCTCCGGGGGATCGCCCGCGACCCGCACCCCGACGACGTGCGAGCGCTTGGTCTTCATCCGCGCGAAGTAGCCCCCGCGGTCGAAGACCGGGAAGTGGGTCGCACAGACGACGTGCTCGGCGGTGACGGCTCCGGATTCGGTCTCGACCTCGCAGGGCTGGCCGACGTCGAGGTCGGTCGCGCGCGTCTCCTCGAACACCTCGCCGCCCTCCTCTTCGATCCGCTCGGCCAGTCCGAGGACGTACTTCCGGGGGTGGAACTGGCCCTGCTCGGTGAATCGGACCGCGCCCGCCGTCTCGTAGGGGAGGTCTACCGACTCGACGAACGCGGCGGGCAGTCCCAGCCGTTCGGCCGCCCGCGCCTCGTCGCGGACCTGCCTGCGCCCGTCCGAATCGTCGGCGTAGACGTACGCGGGCGCGCGCTCGAACTCGGCGTCGAAGCCCTCGCTTCGCTCCGCTACTTCCTCGAGGGCGTCCTGGTTCGCCTCGGCGTACTGGCGGGCGCGCTCCTCGCCCACGGTGTCGAGCAGGTGATCGTACTTCAGGCCGTGCTGGGAGGTGACCTTCGCGGTGGTGTGGCCCGTCACCGCCGCCCCGACCCGGTCGCGCTCGATCACCGCGACGTCGATCCCGTCCTCGGCGAGGTGTACGGCGGTGGAGAGCCCCGCGATGCCGGCACCGACGACCGCAACGTCGACGGTTCGGTCGCCGTCGAGCGCCGAAAATCGTGGGCCGTCGGTCGTCGCGAGCCACGGCGACTCGTCGCGTGCGTGATCGTCCATGCGACGTGACACCACGGGGATCCCCCTCGTCGTTATCCCTGCGTATGCCGGCTACTCGCCGCGGAGGTCGCTCATGTGGTCGATCCGCGAGCGGACCAGGTCCTCGGTGCCGATGTCGTGGCGGATCCGGACGCCCTCCTCGACCTCCGAGAGGGCGTCCTCGGCGATCTCCTCGGCCTGGGCGATGCTCTCGGCGATCCCCACGACGGCGAACGCGCGCGAGGTGGTGGTGTAGATACCCCCGTCGCGCTCGTCCACGCTCGCGTAGAAGAGGGCGGCCTCGGCGTTCCCGGTCGCCGCCCGCGCCACGCTCTCCTCGTCGACGGCGATCCGGGTCCCGCCCTGCGGGTCGACGGGGTAGCCCTCGGGGACGGCGTACTTACAGACGGTGGCACGGGGGGCGAACGACAGTTGGGGAAGCTCCTCGCCCTCGCGGGCGGCGACGAGCACGTCGAGGAAGTCCGTGTTCATCACCGGGAGGGTGTTCATCGCCTCGGGGTCGCCGAAGCGGGCGTTGAACTCGATCACTTTCACCCCGTCGGCGGTCAGCATGAACTGCCCGTAGAGAACACCGGTGTAGTCGCCCAGCGCCGCGACCGTCTCGTCGAGGATCGAAACCGCATCGCGGTAGTCGTCCTCGGTCATGAAGGGGAGTTCGAGGCCCGCGTCGCTGTACGAGCCCATTCCCCCCGTGTTCGGCCCCTCGTCGCCCTCGTAGGCGCGTTTGTGGTCCTGAACCGCCGGGGTCACTCTGAGCGAGCCGTTCGCGACGAGGCCCTGGACGGTGAACTCCTCGCCGACGAACCGCTCCTCGAGGACGATTCTCTCGTATTCCTCCTCGCGGAGGTACGCCTTCGCTTCCTCCTTGGTCACCTGATCGCCGATGACCTTCACGCCCTTTCCGCCCGTCAGTCCGGCGGGTTTCACGGCGAGGTCAGTAGTCGAGGAGTCGATGTACTCGCAGGCTTCCTCCGTGCTCTCGAACGTCTCGAACTCCGGACAGCCCGAGATGTCGTGCTCGCGCATGAACCGTCGCTGGTAGGCCTTGTCGGTCTCGATGCGCGCGGCCTCGGCGCTCGGTCCGAAGGGGAAGACGCCCGCCTCCGATAGGGCGTCGGCCACCCCCGCCTGCAGCGGCGCTTCGGGGCCGACCACGGCGAGGGTCGCGCCGACCTCCTCGGCGTAGGTCGTCACGGCGCTCGCGTTCGTGGCGTCGAGCGTCTCGAATCCCGCGGCGATCCGGGTGATCCCCGGGTTCCGGTTGCCCGCACACGCATAGAGGTCGCAGTCGCTTCCTTCGAGCGCCCGCGCGATGGCGTGTTCGCGCCCGCCGCCACCGACCAGCAGCACGGTCTCTGACATGGCTGAGAGACGCGCGGGCCGTGGGGTAAAGGTTGTCCTTCGACGGGCGGATGCGAGGGCGCGATACACGGCTCACCCGGTCCCCGTCCGTGCCCGGAGTTTTACTATCCCGGGTCCGATTGGCTACCCGAGCATGAAGGACGTAGCGATCACGGACGTCGAGACGTACATCGTCGCGAACCCCTGGAAACCCTGGGTGTTCGTCGAACTGGAGACGGACGCGGGCGTGACCGGCCTCGCCGAGGCGACGACCCACGACAAGCCTCGCACCGTCGCCGCCGCCATCGAGGAGATGTCGGACTACTTCGTCGGCCAGAACCCCTTCGACACCGAGCGGATCTGGCTCGAGATGTACCGCGACGAGTGGTTCTCGAAGAACGTCATCAACACCACCGTCTGTTCCGCGGTCGACATGGCCTGCTGGGACATCAAGGGCAAACTGCTGGACGAACCCGTCTACGACCTCTTAGGAGGGAAGGTCCACGGCGACCGCCTGCGCACGTACGCCAACGGCTGGTACACCGACGCCGAGGGCGAACCCGAGGGGTTCGCCGAGGCCGCAGAGCGCGTCGTCGCCGACGGCTACGACGCCATGAAGTTCGACCCCTTCGGAACCGCCTGGCAGCGCATGTCCAAGAAGGACCTCAACCACTCCGTCGAGATCGTTCGTGCGGTCCGGGAGGCCGTCGGCCCGGACGTCGACCTCCTGATCGAGTGTCACGGGCGCTTCACCGCCGGGCAGGCCGTCGATGTCGCCCGAAAGCTCGACGAGTTCGAGCCCACGTGGTTCGAGGAGCCCTGCCCGCCGGACTCGATCAACAGCCTCGCCGAGGTGGCCGACAAGTCGCCCATTCCGGTCGCGACCGGCGAGCGCCACATCTCGAAACACGACTTCTTCGAACTCGTGACCAGAACCGACGTGGACATCATCCAGCCCGACCTGATGAACACGGGCGGGCTCACCGAGGGCAAAAAGATCGCCGGCCTCGCGGAGGCGGATCACGTCAGCTTCGCGCCGCACAACCCGCAGGGCCCGGTCGCGTCGGCGATCTACGCCCACCTCTGTACGACGGTACCGAACTTCATGATCCAGGAGCTGTTCCAGACCTACGACGTCGAGTGGGTCGACGACCTCCTCACGGAGCCGCTGGTCGTCGAGGACGGCTTCATGGAGGTGCCCGACGGTCCCGGCTTCGGCATCGAACTCGACCACGACGTCGTCGAGGAGCACGCCTACACCGGGGAGGGGGTCCACACGATCAACCTCTTCGAGAAGGACTGGGAGAAACGCGAAGTCGACATGCGATAACCTGGACTGCGAAACCGCTTCCGGTTTTTAGATACGGACTTCCGACCTCCTCAGGCGAGCGGAAGGACCGTCGCGAAGATGAGCGAGGTGATCAGACCGACGACCCCGATCAGTATCGTCGACACGGTCCAGGTTTTGAGCGTCTCAGCCTGTGTGAGCCCCCCGATCTCCTTGACGATCCAGAAGCCGCTGTCGTTGTACCACGAAAGGAACGAGGCACCCGCGCCGATCACCATCACCATGTAGGCGGGATTGGCCGCCAACTGGTCCGTGAACGGGGCCATGATACCGGCCGTGGTGACGATCGCGACCGTCGCCGATCCCTGGACGACGCGCACGCCGGCGGCGATTATCCACGCCGTCACGAGAATCCCGAATCCGACGTTCTCCAGCGCACCGGCGATGTACTCGCCCGCGCCCGCCGCGGCGAGCATCGCACCGAAGGCGCCACCGGCGGCGGTGATCGCGGCGATGTTACCGCCGCTCTTGAGCGCCTCTGTGAGTTCGTCCGAGAACGTCTCCGAGGAGAGGTCGCTCATGCGGTAGAACGTGAACGCCGCCACCAGCGCGGCGACCGTCAGCGAGAAGTTCGGATCGCCGAAGAATCCCGTGAAGGCCGCCGGTGCGCTCTCCTCGCCGACGAACGTCTCGACGCCCGTGTTCGCGGCCACGAGAACGACCGCAAGCAGGATCGGGAGCAGCGACTCGAACAGACCCGGAAGGGCGCTGGTCGGCGTGTTGACCTTCTCCTCGAGTTCGTCGACCGAGGTTCCCATCGCGTCGCGCAGCGGGATGTCCATCCGGCGATTGATCCAGTAGCCGTATCCGAGACCGGCGACGAGCGCGGTCGGGATCCCGACGAGGATCCCGATAATGATCGTAGTCCCGAGGTTGGCGCCGAGTTCGCCCGCCGCGAGGAGCGGGCCGGGCGTCGGCGGAACGAACCCGTGCGTGACCACGCCGGCGCCCCCCACGGCGACGATGAACAGCGCGTAGTTCCCGCCCGTCCGGGATCGGGCCGCCCG
The DNA window shown above is from Halalkalicoccus sp. NIPERK01 and carries:
- a CDS encoding FAD-dependent oxidoreductase; amino-acid sequence: MDDHARDESPWLATTDGPRFSALDGDRTVDVAVVGAGIAGLSTAVHLAEDGIDVAVIERDRVGAAVTGHTTAKVTSQHGLKYDHLLDTVGEERARQYAEANQDALEEVAERSEGFDAEFERAPAYVYADDSDGRRQVRDEARAAERLGLPAAFVESVDLPYETAGAVRFTEQGQFHPRKYVLGLAERIEEEGGEVFEETRATDLDVGQPCEVETESGAVTAEHVVCATHFPVFDRGGYFARMKTKRSHVVGVRVAGDPPEGMYYKAGDPYRSIRVHRLDGEPLVLVGGENHETGRGGSTRERYERLEGFAREQFDVEEVAYRWSTQDYKPFDAIPYVGRLGPVGKNAYVATGFGGWGMTGGVAAGRILAGLIRDGEHPQAEVFSPARVTGESATSFLTHNAEVGARFTADWARSLLADEEATLRAGDGTVVRTDDGPVAVSRSESGELNAVSAVCPHMKCVVRWNDGEGSWDCPCHGSRFTPRGRVLDGPAIEDLPRRRAREK
- the purD gene encoding phosphoribosylamine--glycine ligase; the protein is MSETVLLVGGGGREHAIARALEGSDCDLYACAGNRNPGITRIAAGFETLDATNASAVTTYAEEVGATLAVVGPEAPLQAGVADALSEAGVFPFGPSAEAARIETDKAYQRRFMREHDISGCPEFETFESTEEACEYIDSSTTDLAVKPAGLTGGKGVKVIGDQVTKEEAKAYLREEEYERIVLEERFVGEEFTVQGLVANGSLRVTPAVQDHKRAYEGDEGPNTGGMGSYSDAGLELPFMTEDDYRDAVSILDETVAALGDYTGVLYGQFMLTADGVKVIEFNARFGDPEAMNTLPVMNTDFLDVLVAAREGEELPQLSFAPRATVCKYAVPEGYPVDPQGGTRIAVDEESVARAATGNAEAALFYASVDERDGGIYTTTSRAFAVVGIAESIAQAEEIAEDALSEVEEGVRIRHDIGTEDLVRSRIDHMSDLRGE
- a CDS encoding mandelate racemase/muconate lactonizing enzyme family protein encodes the protein MKDVAITDVETYIVANPWKPWVFVELETDAGVTGLAEATTHDKPRTVAAAIEEMSDYFVGQNPFDTERIWLEMYRDEWFSKNVINTTVCSAVDMACWDIKGKLLDEPVYDLLGGKVHGDRLRTYANGWYTDAEGEPEGFAEAAERVVADGYDAMKFDPFGTAWQRMSKKDLNHSVEIVRAVREAVGPDVDLLIECHGRFTAGQAVDVARKLDEFEPTWFEEPCPPDSINSLAEVADKSPIPVATGERHISKHDFFELVTRTDVDIIQPDLMNTGGLTEGKKIAGLAEADHVSFAPHNPQGPVASAIYAHLCTTVPNFMIQELFQTYDVEWVDDLLTEPLVVEDGFMEVPDGPGFGIELDHDVVEEHAYTGEGVHTINLFEKDWEKREVDMR
- a CDS encoding GntP family permease, encoding MFDTTILQLGGQGPLVSLLAGIVAIVLLLVVLDLPPFIALVVAGLVVGIVTPEVAFADIPGEFATAFGENMAGIGIPILMAAVIGKSMIESGAADRIVRGFSSVVGQDRTELSLFGSSFVIAIPVFFDNVFYLLAPLARAARSRTGGNYALFIVAVGGAGVVTHGFVPPTPGPLLAAGELGANLGTTIIIGILVGIPTALVAGLGYGYWINRRMDIPLRDAMGTSVDELEEKVNTPTSALPGLFESLLPILLAVVLVAANTGVETFVGEESAPAAFTGFFGDPNFSLTVAALVAAFTFYRMSDLSSETFSDELTEALKSGGNIAAITAAGGAFGAMLAAAGAGEYIAGALENVGFGILVTAWIIAAGVRVVQGSATVAIVTTAGIMAPFTDQLAANPAYMVMVIGAGASFLSWYNDSGFWIVKEIGGLTQAETLKTWTVSTILIGVVGLITSLIFATVLPLA